The Zalophus californianus isolate mZalCal1 chromosome X, mZalCal1.pri.v2, whole genome shotgun sequence genome window below encodes:
- the FOXR2 gene encoding forkhead box protein R2 gives MDIKLKNPEFWYSLHGHVPGLLDWDMGNEFFLPCTTDQCHLAEQNLAKYRLRVMDPPKVPQESRPSLDKDGPDSEPNLWMWVNPNIMCPFGSQETLKPSKEKDLTSMLPYPQPLPKDEESNCSKATVMESLPTSSSKKSSPQKWFTYSSGDWELTEEKTEEQEDNCSVSLQSPNKGECFQNQKLLQGNNQERRSWPRPPLNYSHLIALALRNSPPCGLNVQEIYSFTRQHFPFFWTAPNGWKNTIRHNLCFLGSFEKAPINFQDGTNGKPRSGLWRLTEEGHRRFQEETRALASARRESIQQCMSQPDVMTSLFGL, from the coding sequence ATggacataaaactaaaaaatccTGAATTCTGGTACAGTCTCCATGGCCACGTCCCAGGGCTGCTGGACTGGGACATGGGGAATGAGTTCTTCTTGCCATGCACCACAGACCAGTGCCACTTAGCTGAGCAGAACCTTGCCAAATATAGACTCCGAGTAATGGATCCCCCAAAGGTGCCTCAAGAGAGCAGACCCAGTCTGGACAAAGATGGTCCTGACTCTGAACCTAACCTGTGGATGTGGGTAAATCCCAACATCATGTGCCCCTTTGGCAGCCAGGAGACCCTAAAGCCCAGTAAGGAAAAGGATCTGACAAGCATGCTTCCTTACCCTCAGCCACTCCCAAAGGATGAAGAGTCTAACTGCTCAAAGGCCACAGTGATGGAGTCACTGCCAACTTCCTCCAGCAAGAAATCTTCCCCACAGAAATGGTTCACTTATTCCTCTGGTGACTGGGAGCTCACAGAAGAAAAAACGGAGGAACAAGAGGACAACTGCTCTGTGTCTCTTCAATCCCCTAACAAAGGTGAGTGCTTCCAGAACCAGAAATTATTGCAAGGCAACAACCAGGAGAGGAGGtcctggccccgccccccccTCAATTACAGTCACCTAATTGCACTGGCATTAAGAAACAGCCCCCCCTGTGGCCTCAATGTGCAAGAGATCTACAGTTTCACCCGAcagcatttcccttttttttggaCAGCACCAAATGGCTGGAAAAACACCATACGCCACAATCTCTGCTTCCTGGGCAGCTTTGAGAAGGCACCAATCAACTTTCAGGATGGGACCAATGGAAAGCCACGGTCTGGCCTCTGGAGGCTTACTGAGGAGGGACATCGTCGTTTTCAGGAGGAGACTCGTGCCTTAGCTTCTGCTCGGAGGGAAAGCATCCAACAGTGCATGAGCCAGCCAGATGTGATGACCTCCCTCTTTGGCCTTTGA